The DNA segment CTCCAGGTGGTCGCGCGAGAGCAGCTCCTTCACCCGCCCTGGCGTCGTGCCCGTCGCCACCTCTCTCACGGTCTGGGGAACAGTGCCGTCGGACAGCGCGGTGACCTCGAAGTCGCCGAGCATCAACCGATGGAACCCGGGGGCCTGGGCCCGGACCTGGGGCGCGGCGGCGTGGACGGCGGACGAAAGCAGGGGAGCACCACTCAGCACCAGCAGGGGGAGGGCGCGAGAGACAGCGAGGAAGGCACCGCGAGCAAGGGGAGTTGTCATGCGCGATGAGATACGCCCCGCCTCCGCTGGGATAAACGGGAGCACTTCGCACACTGCGTTTCACCGCTGAAACAATCCGGAGCGGGAGGTGGAAGATGGACACGTTCACGGCGATGGAAGCCTTCGTCCGCGTGGTGGAGACCGGCACCTTCACCAAGGCGGCGGACGCGCTGGGCCGCCCGAAGGCGGCGGTGACCCGGCTGATCCAACAGCTGGAGGCGCACCTGCGCGTGAAGCTGCTGCACCGCACCACGCGCCGCGTGACGGTCACCCCGGAAGGCATGACCTACTACCAGCAGGCCCTGCGCCTGTTGGGCGAGGTGCGGGAACTCGAAGCCACGCTGTCCCAGTCACGGCGCGGTCCCCGGGGGCGCCTGCGGGTGGAGTCGAGTGGGACGATCTCCCGGCTGCTGCTCATCCCCGCGCTGCCGTCGTTCTACGCGCGCTACCCCCAGATTCACATCGAGCTGGGCGTGAGCGACCGCGTCGTGGACCTTCTCGCGGACAACGTCGACTGCGCCATTCGCGGAGGACCGGTGAAGGACGAATCCCTGGTGGCACGACACCTGGGCGACCTCTGCTATTGGCTGTGCGCATCCCCCCGCTACCTGGAGCGCCACGGCGCGCCCCTCCACCCGCAGGAGCTGGCGGGTCCGGTGCACGCGGTGGTCAGCTACTTCTCGTCGCTGAGCGGCAAGGAGCTTCCCCTCGTCTTCGTTCGCGAGGGCGAGCGGCTGGAGGTCCAGGGTCGAAGCCTGCTCACGCTCAACGAAACCAATGCGTACCTGGCCGCGGGACTCGCCGGCCTGGGCGTCATGTTCGC comes from the Corallococcus exiguus genome and includes:
- a CDS encoding LysR family transcriptional regulator → MDTFTAMEAFVRVVETGTFTKAADALGRPKAAVTRLIQQLEAHLRVKLLHRTTRRVTVTPEGMTYYQQALRLLGEVRELEATLSQSRRGPRGRLRVESSGTISRLLLIPALPSFYARYPQIHIELGVSDRVVDLLADNVDCAIRGGPVKDESLVARHLGDLCYWLCASPRYLERHGAPLHPQELAGPVHAVVSYFSSLSGKELPLVFVREGERLEVQGRSLLTLNETNAYLAAGLAGLGVMFAPRFVLEPYLASGELVRVLDGWRPEPRPLFLVYPPTRQLGAGARVFIDWLTELFASRPNLWRDEGGA